The sequence GTCATTTTTAGCAATCTGATCAGCATGGATAAGGTTCCTCCTTCGAGAATTACATGACTACACAGTTTGCATTGTCAGACATGGTTATCATTGCTGTCTTCTATATGACCAGAGTTACACGCAGAGATAGAGCCATACAGGAAGTACTTAAAGGAATATTGCGAGATTTTGAGATGTCCGTTTTCTTTCAGATACCATTTtgatgtctctgcgtgcagtttggaGATGATTGAAGTTAACATATCGTAAATCTATTGTAATTGCTGGTTGTCTCCCAGTACAATAGCCAGCTTCCCCTTCAAAAGCATGGAAATAGACCTAACTACTTGAAAGCTGAGTGGATGGTCATTTATAGTTTTACACAGCTATACATAGTAATATATCCTTATACATTTGTTAATTTGACTGATAATCATAAGAATCAAGATTCAATCCACTTCCTCGTTCTGTCCAGTTGTCAAGATCGCACCGTTGTATCTGTGAGTGAGTGCACGGGCAGTGCCATTGAGACAGATACAATGTTGTGATCTCTATACATTTCTATGTAAGATGATTGCATCAGAGAATTGATTAGATAACATCTTCAGATATCAGACAGCACCCACTGGGCACCCACTGGGcacaacattgtttcaatgtaatttgtcaaCATATTGTGACATGGAATCTATTTGGAAAATATTGCTTCTTTTTTAATCAAtgtaaactgttgttttgagcTTGAAATTTCAACCAgaggattatgtcatcatggtaaccaaatGTCAACATAGACAAGCCAACATCCGGCTTTTTTATATCCACTATCAGATAAAAAAAACTGTTGTTTGTGCAGGACCTTCAGCTAGAGAATTGATCTATGTACAGCTACCCTTTGGTCCCCCAATCCAAGGTTTTAACCAAACCCAGCCCTGATTAACTATGATATTTTTCAATGACTATTGCCAATGTGCTACCGTGAGAATGATTGTTGAGAAATTTCCACTTAAAAACAAAATACATTCACTGTTGGTATTGAAGTCATTCCAGagggtaggtttaacagagcaaattaaATGTGACCATACTAAATCAGCAACTAGGATATCTATATAACATTTGCAACATCATCAACAGCAATTGTTAGAATTCAAACCAGAATTCAACTAAATAATAGACAATACAATAGACCTAGGATTTGAAGCTATGGTTGATTTGAAATGTAATGATATTAAGTGATATTGaactgtgtttggttgtcaacacaaccaaatatcaacatttgaaggagatgtatcttctgcttggatagttctatatctgtgccactgacttagtctggctttaattccagtttgtctacataCTAAAAATGTgtatgttggattcacgtttCCATCTCCACCAAAAATATAAGTTAAAGAATTGGGCAAATTCAAGTCAAACTTTATTTATAGTGCATCAACGTCTCCAACTCAaccaaaaataaaagttaaataatgggattaagccagtggctcaaATGTAACTATCCAAGCAGTAGATAcatctcctttaaatgttgatGTTTGGttgagtaacacatccatggccacatttgGAGGTTACTATAACTATACATTTCTTCTTACGTAACCATAAAAAGTGTGCATCTTCATCATAGCATGCagaggtctgtggagatcttcacaattgctgtaaAAATCTGCGCAGAATCTCGAacggcattgatcacttgcaGCATGCACTTTTAATGTCATCTCTACTGCAATCCAGGACATGGTTCTGCTATTACTGTAGATGAAGTACAGTGATATCACAGTAatctgttgtataaataaacaaaatatctgacattgtattcccatttgaattTTGCTGTGATTTTAAATGGTTGGATGTGCTTTGATAGACATTTGGGTGAaactaaaccaaaaatcagatgttgtttttccattggaatttggttgtgcttttagatggttgaaatcagagtgataacacattggaaattcCACTAACCTTTGGTGGTCTTTTTAAGTGGGTGAAAataggttgtaatctcattgatcaacgtctcTACCAAATTATTATACAATTATCCACGTTGAAAATATGTAGTTTACCCAGTGGGCAGCTTTCACAGTCACAATGAACCTATCAGCCTCGCATATGGCCGCCATGAGGCATTGGcgagacaacaacagcacatgaCACAATGCACTGAGACTCATGAGGTAGACCAGAGTATTTTCACTGTGCTGTTTTCCCCAATGTTTGCTAGGATTCAGGAATGCTATGTTGATTCCTATTCAATTTGGTGCATACTTGAAGCCCTGGGATACATTCAAGAGGACAAGTTATTCTCAGCAGTCATCTTCTAACGTGATGTTTTATCAACTTATTATGGCTTCTCTGGACATAACTCCCCATATCCCTTCCAGAATGAACCTTATGTTATGGCTAGTCTCTCGTGACAGATGAGATGGCCCGACCAGCACACACACAATATTTGGTTCAGGGTGCCGAGATTATATGATAGTTCACTTTTATTTATATGAGCAACTTGTACACTCAACTGAAATCAGTTTGCAAGGGTTAGGCTTACGGCTTCTGAAACTTTAACAATTGACATTGACATGCTGCCAGACACACACATCCATAAattacacattaacacacagtaaACATCCATAACATAGCATTCAAGTCTTACATCGATCAACTGTCATGGCGCTAACATGTTTTGTACTCTGGCAGGACACTCGGTCAGGGCTCTGGATTCCAGACGGACTTCAAATTCACTGTTGATTTACCCCACGGGAAATTCCTTCTCAGATCAATTCCAAAGGCTCGGATAAGGACAAATGTGTGCTTTGGAGGAGAAATAGTATCTCGTAACAGATGTTAATATCCTAAATAGAGTAGCTGGCCACTAAGTCTCTTAGTCCTTCTTTTAAACATATTTGTTGTGTGCTTTATGTTATTTAGATaggacagtgaagaggagacaggaaagaTAGCAATAGTTCAGAAGGGCAGTGGTTCAGATTCAAACTCATGCCAGCACTTCTCAAATCTCTCCTCTGGGACCCCCAGATGTTTCACAATTTAGTTGTAGCCCTGAACTAACTCAcgtgattcacctagtcaagggcaTGTTGATAAGTTGAAAAGTttaatcaggtgtgctagctctatgtcgtgacgttgtattagttcatgtgacgactgttgctcatcgaatgattacaagtttctaattgcgtgattaactgaatcaagcaattattaactcattaacctggggcaccatgggaaaaatagtttttattgagtttctatttcccaaattaactcaaagaatatcagaatatcgattttacaacagctgCTAATTAACCAGTTACCTCTTACAATCTTATTCTGAACGTCGTATAGCccgtgaatctgcacggacccgggtctcaccaatgagttcataccacaccaatcttagtttaatatttatttactaaaaagctaaaatgatgatataagatacacatagacaaaacacattatatgctattgattagaacttagtataacgggccaacacactatgacgcgtgttacccaaaatggggatttcaaagagagagaaaaagagaaagtacacgagagaaatatacatttgggtgaatttgtcaacTATGCTTATtttaaccctagccttgccccaaactgccgctcttatgggtcagaatataatgatgtaattacgtggggtAGATCTCCGAGGATTCTCTGCGTGGACCATTCAGGGGACCGTTCAGCTGCTCGATGAAGCACTTCTCCTGCGCACCTCTCTGATCATCCtcccgatgtcagtgtccttttggcttaggagtctgttccctcaccctggaaggggtcttctgaggacagacagctctgcagctcagagctcacagcataggaatgaaacccttTAGGTACCATGATTAGCTGGGACTGGATGCTAAGGTGGTCCGGCTTggattcacccgcttagacacagctactcatccgtagcttgggtagaaaatgatttctttgtcttcaaacttgtgtTGCGTTCTGGGTTTGTTGACGTTTTAGACCTtggctgcagcttgggtcacgtAGTCTCCCGTAAATTCTaaactcacaggttttatacccttgggtcagaagtgggcgtaaccgaCTTTAGGGCAGTTCTCTGGGCGTACAAAGTTAATGAGGGCAGGGTCTAGCTTTTACTCAAacccaattttagacaactaacttcacatttcatcttccccaaaacattctctttgatttggatattttccatacaacatacaatgtataaacatcaaacatacactaggaaaactcttcacgttacaatgttttcataataatgtaatctattaacctttaacaacaaaacaaaaatgacatacattttcatattccatctattgtcatgaccaccattgtgcctgacggaaaccattgttccaaagtccctttatttaaTGTTTAaagaggctggttctccatagtaacaggacaaagaAATTTGTCTGTGacctgagatttaccaggggtgtgaggggtcataaaacccccacattttcagacccctagatctctcctcctctgttggggttgagagataatctgtagggttgtggtctcctgtaacctgacctgatcaggacagtcatgacatcTATAATAGATCAAATACATGGAAAGTCTGGGGGTCCCCGAGGAGAAGTTTGAGAGTGTaacgttatgactataactactaTTCTCTGAAGGAGGGAAACAAGGTACAACATAAAAGGGGGAGTCTCACTCTCTCGACATTTGTTGACGTATAGACAATTGCACCTGACAAAGCCAATGAAATCCACACCTCGCTGGAAGACCCACTTAGTGACTTTCCCCTGTCCCAGCTGTAAGCACCCTGTGAGCTACACTGGGAGAAGTGACATCCAAGTGATAAAACCTTACAAAAGTGTGTGGTGATGCCCAACTCGCCGCAGCACAAATATCTCCTATCGTCAACCCTTTACACAACGGCCAAAATGCTGCCAACCCCCTGGTGGAGTGGGTGCATACTCCACTAGGTAACCCTTGTCCCTTGCTGTTTTATGGCAGGAGATAGCCTCCACAATCCAGTGGGAGAGACACTGCTCAAAGTGCCCTGAAACTGAGCTGGATTAGCAAAACAGACAAAAATCTGGTCACACAACCGGAAAACCCAGGTTGTTCAATGTATGTGCGTAGAGCTTGAACCAGACACAGGGCATGTAACCTCTGTTGCTCTTCAGAAGCAAATGGAGGAGGCAAAAAGGGAAACACCTCAAAAGCTAAGGACTTGTAGGGCATGGCCATTACTTTTAGGGCAAAGGCCACATTTGGACACAAGGTCATCTTAGAGTCGCCCGGGGCGAACTGAGTACAGGAAGGGTGTACACCTTTCAGTAACTGAAACACCAGTGGGTGAGCCCCTGGTGAGGCTCAGTCAATTCCCACGTGCTGAGATAGCGgccatatatatttttaaagtggAGAATGCTTTTAAAAGCTCCTGTAGAAACAAGTATTTCCCAGAGCACTGAAAATGAACCAGCCCTTTATCTTGGCACCAGAGCTCAAACACTTGACACTTATACTCATACAGCATCTCATGGATGTGATAATATTTCCCCATAGTATGTTGACTGACTGAAGGAAAATGTAACATTATGAccataactactgttccctgaaggagggaaatgaGGTACAACACCTGTTTGACCCAGCACCGCCTGTTCCTGGGCTCGGTGAAGAGTGGTATTAAATTGAAGGAATGAATCTGAGCCTCACGTTTATCACCTGTGGAAGGTGGGACTTCCAGTGAGGTGTGGATTTCATTGGCCTTGTCAGGCGTGATTGTACATCCTTCAGCCGAAGAAGCGAGAGTGCAACTCCCCTGTAATACCGAAGTTGACTGACTGAAAGGGAACCACTAGCCTAGGCTATATATGTGTACCATCCAGGCCACTACTTATCATAGTCCTCATCCAAGTCCATATGGCTGATGCTGTGGTCTGTCACACAGACAGATTTGCTCTTCTTCTTGCGGTTCTTCTTCTGCTGTCCTGGGTCATGATCCCCGACCAGAGAGAGGTAAGAGGCCATGCTGTTTCTGACACCGTAGCTCACCATGGCATTCCTGTTCTCGTGGCCCTGCGCAGCCCCTGCACTGATCAGATCTTTCCTGTTGATTGGttcatatatagagagagaggggtgattagaacatgtttgagccaatcatGCAGAGTCACATCTTCCCAGTTTTCCCACAAGCCATGTTTTCCATTGGCCAAAAAGCAGGACCACAATTTGATTGCAGAGATATGAGAGCTGCAACGAATGATACTAAACTATGGGTCTGTACCTGTCTATTTTCTTCCAGTCAAAGTTGTTGTGTCGCATCCTTACAGGGGGTGGCTGAGAGGTGATGTCTATGGGGCTGATAGTCCCAGACAGACACGGGCCAGTGAGAACACAACACAGACCATCTGCAGAGTCTTGGAGACCAGAGATGGACTGGGTTAGAAACAAGACACATGGACATACACTGTATGTAATCAAAAacaaacacatactgtatgctCACAAGCGCTCATGACATGAATTTGACCttacaagcacaaacacacacatacacacaaacctcTGCCTTCTAAAACATTCATATGTTGTAGTTAGGCGGTGCATGCGCATACCAATAAGAAGCATAATCCATAAGAACAAAGCTATTTAAAAATGCTTGAGGTtattttcagtgtgtgtgtgtctgtcttggaCTCACCAGAGTAGTGGTTTACCATCTCTTCCAAGCACTGGAAAGTCAGACGAGGAGAGATATAGTACCAGCTGTTCTCCAGGCGAAAGATTTTATAGTGCTGGATGGATCTGTGCTTTACAGACATGGAGTAGACACCTGcaaatataatataacataaaaGGCATTAGGTATAGGCCTAGATAGATCTTAATAGATACCCATCTCCTATCATCCTACTGACGTCCAGTTTAATAACCCCCTTGAGTTGATGTCTGCACCCAGAAAATCTGATTATAAATCtgataatacatttaaaaaacctgTCTGTTCAATCCTCCACCAATGGCGGCCTTCTACATCTgaggtggaaggtggctgagctacagtgaTGTTTGTCAGGACATGGGACATCCTGAAAATGGGTCTTCTCACTAAAACGTTTGTAGCGTCCGAATGGTTTGCCTACAAACTTATAATAATTGGCACTCTATGATGGGACCAAAGATGAGATGTGTACTCCGTTTTGACCCTCACAAGACTTACGTGTCTGCAGGTAGCTATGTACCAGTTAAAAAATGAATGTAAGAACAGTGCCTTAAtaaattattcacaccccttgacattttattgtgttacagtgtgaattttaaatgtattacatttatattagtgtcactggcctacacacaataccccataatgtcaaagtggaattatgtttttatcattttaaaaggctaattgatcattagaaaactcttttgcaattatgttagcacagttgaaaactgttgtcctatttaaagaagcaataaaactgaccttctCTAGACTCGttgtgtatctggagcatcagcatttgggggtttgattacaggctcaaaatggccagaaataaagaaatgtcttctgaaactcatcagtctattcttgttctgagaaatgaaggctattccatgcgagaaattgccaagaaaccgaAGATCTcgcacaacgctgtgtactactcccttcacagaacagtgcaaactggctctaaccagaatagaaagaagagtggaaggccccggtgcacaactgagcaagaggacaagtacattatagtgtctagtttgagaaatagacacctcacaagtccacaactggcagcttcattaaatagtacgcGCAAAAAaaccgtctcaacgtcaacagtgaagaggcgactcagggATGTTGGCCTACtaagcagagttcctctgtccagtgtctgtcttCTTTTGCCCAACTTAATATTTTGTTTTTATTgttcagtctgagatatggctttttctttgcaactctgcccagaaggagtgatggttgctgataatgggcctttgtacgcctatgtagatattccattaaaaaaatcagccatttccagctacaatactcatttacaacattaacaatgtctacactgtatttgatgttattttaatggaccaaaatattttattttctttcaaaaacaacgAAATTCCTAAGTGACCCCATACTTTTGAACGGTAgcggatatatagatatatacagttgaaaactgaagtttacatacacttaggttggagtcattaaaactcatttttcaacgactccacaaatttcttgttaaaaaactatagttttggcaagtcggttaggacatctactttgtgcatgacaatacatttttccaacgattgtttacagacagatttcttcacatataattcactgtaattccagtgtgtcagaagtttacatatactacattgactgtgcctttaaccagctttgaaaattccagaaaattatgtcatggcttttgaagcttctgattatctaattgatatcatttgagtcaattggaggtgtacctgtggatgtatttctaggcctaccttcaatctcagtgcctctttgcttgacatcatgggaaaatcaaaagaaatcagccaagacctcagaaaacaattgtagaccttcccaagtctggttcatccttgggagcaatttcaaaatgcctgaaggtgccatgttcatctgtacaaacaatagtacgcaagtttaaacaccatgggaccatgcagccgtcataccgctcagccgtcataccgctcagccgtcataccgctcagccGGCATACCGCTCCGCCGGCATACCgctcagccgtcataccgctcagccGGCATACCgctcagccgtcataccgctccgCCGGCATACCgctcagccgtcataccgctcagccgtcataccgctcagccGGCATACCGCTCCGCCCGCATACCgctcagccgtcataccgctccgCCGTCATACCACCGCTCTGCCGTCATACCGCTCCGCCGGCATACCGCTCCGCCGGCATACCGctcagcagtcataccgctccgCCGTCATACCACCGCTCTGCCGTCATACCGCTccgccgtcataccgctcagccgtcataccgctaaccgcactattggttagagcctgtacgtaagcatttcactgttgtattcggcgcacgtgacaaataaactttgatttgaaggaGACGCAttccctagagatgaacgtactttggtgcgaaaagtgcaaatcattcccagaacaacatcaaaggaccctgtgaagatgctggaggaaacaggtacaaaagtatatacaaagaagaagccactgctccaaaaccgccataaaaaaaagactatggtttgcaactgcacatgaggacaaatatcatactttttggagaaatatcctctggtctgatgaagcagaaatagaactgtttggccataacgaccattgttgtgtttggaggagaaagggggaggcttgcaagccgaagaacaccatcccaaccgtgaagcacggaggtggcagaatcatgttctGGGGGTGCTTAGCTGCAGTAGGGattggtacacttcacaaaatagatggcaaagttgtggcaaattggcttaaggacaacaaagtcaaggtattggagtcgccatcacaaagccctgacctcaatcctatagaagatttgtggacagaactgaaacagcgtgagcgagcaaggaggcctacaaacctgactcagtaacaccagctctgtcaggaggaatgggcaacaATTCAcacaacaatttaaaggcaatgctaccaaatactaattgagtgtatgtaaacttctgaccaactgggaatgtgatgaaagaaatcaaatctgaaataaatgattctctctactattattctgacatttcacagtcttaaaataaagtgatgattctaactgacctaagacagagaatttttactggtattaaatgtcagcaattgtgaaaaactgagtttaaacgtatttggctaaggtgtatgtaaacttccgacttcaactgtgtatatatatatatatatatatcagatataggacagagattTTAAAACAATCTTCCTTTTGATAAAATATTTTTCTATCTGCTTTTCCGTGTATGAATCTGGTATTTAACacatttctatgggctaatagtagtaaggccaaattcaatgtttcatccaataatttgtatatatatatatatttgttttacttAAAGAGGCATAAAAAAAATACCCACCTGGCTTAGACTCTTATGGAATAACTTGGTAGGGCATTAAATGTTCATGGACTCACCTCTCTGCTGGGTGCTCTCTCTAATCATGAAGGAACCCACTCTGTTTTCAGGGAGACTAAGTAGTTCCTCTGCCTTCTGCCTCACTACTCCCTCAAACAGCCATcttaaaacaacacacacacacacacacacggtatacATTATATCACTGTACAGAATCAAGTCAACACAGCCTTTATTTATGACAATACAGAACATCATTTTAACATTGCTTACCCATGGTAGACTTTGGCAATATAGTTGTTAGGGATGTAGTTTTCACTTCCTGATTGGACAGACCGAACTCTCCACCAGTTGCCTTCCCTGAAGAACACAGATTAAAGGAGAACTTCAATAGGCTACACTGTAACAGAAACAACATCTGAAATTGTAGTTCTCCCCTATTTGTATAAGTGTTATACATCAGATTTCCCCCAATCGGTTCATTCTTTGTTGTGTGCAAAATGTTATTGATTGTGTACTGTTGTTTTGTATTATTGCATGCTTAGTAGTTATACTTGTATGCAGGATGTTCCATTTTGTTTTGGAAAGGACTGTATCTGTCCTCTTTTGTTGTCTTGGTATCTATATCTGTAACTCTGCATCTATCAATTTCTGCCCTAGGAAGCTTTTAGTACAGAGTAGGGTTGCAAAACTAccggtaatttaccaaagttactgTAATCTATGGTAATTTATTCTCAAATAACTTTACAAAAAATGTATGCATACTGTATTGGTTTTTTATATATGTGTCCATGAATTTCTAGTGGATAGATAGGCCATATGGTTCAAATATCATAATTAATGATgaaagcatctaatcaacaattGTAACGCTTGTCTTcgtcctcctctgacgaggagtatgaaatAGGTGTCCATAGGTGTCCATATTGTATTTAATACGaatactgaacacttgaacaaaaacAATTAAACAACAAAAACGAACCGTCCTGAACAGTgaaacaaaacacagaacagaaaataattacccacaactcaagggtgaaaacaggctacctaagtaaaAAAggacagactgcccaccccaactcacgccctgaccatactaaaacaaagacaaaacaaaggaactaaggtcagaacgtgacaacaatGGCATTTTTAAAATAAACTCTGCAGCTTTTTTCACAATTGCCCTCAGTTTGGTGCCAAAACATTTACCAGAAAGACATATTTCACGCTGAAACGCTGAAACCTTCATATtaaaacaccaatggtattcactaagttgTATGGGTAATGTTTCGGGTAATGTTTTCCAGGTTTGTCATTCTATTTTGTGTTTCAAAATCATcttatttgatcattttatacAAGTTACATGTGATAAGGGCACACAGAGGGCCAGATATAATTACAGACACCTGGGATAATCTGAATTACCCAAAAAGGCTACTAGAGGTCATGTGATAAAATTCTTCAAAGACCTTGAAAGTTTCAGAAATTCTGGTATAACTTTGAaagttataatatatatatatatatatatatatatatatattattccctctaatataccctccctttgcaatcCTAGTGCAGAGACTGGGTTTATAATTGTTCTGACAGACAAAGTACTGACTCTACTTACTGAGACAAGACCCTCAGCTTCTCTCCCATCCTAAAGATTGGCTCACTGATGTCTGGAGAAGGATAGTCATGGAGAACGACAAGCGTCTCGTCTTCTCCTGCTGAGGAACCGCCAATGTTACACAATTAGATAGACGTTAACACAGAGACTCAATTTGCCAGAA is a genomic window of Oncorhynchus keta strain PuntledgeMale-10-30-2019 chromosome 19, Oket_V2, whole genome shotgun sequence containing:
- the LOC118397969 gene encoding src-like-adapter isoform X1, whose product is MGNVMWGQGAGNKTNSNCHDSALKAGEDETLVVLHDYPSPDISEPIFRMGEKLRVLSQEGNWWRVRSVQSGSENYIPNNYIAKVYHGWLFEGVVRQKAEELLSLPENRVGSFMIRESTQQRGVYSMSVKHRSIQHYKIFRLENSWYYISPRLTFQCLEEMVNHYSDSADGLCCVLTGPCLSGTISPIDITSQPPPVRMRHNNFDWKKIDRKDLISAGAAQGHENRNAMVSYGVRNSMASYLSLVGDHDPGQQKKNRKKKSKSVCVTDHSISHMDLDEDYDK
- the LOC118397969 gene encoding src-like-adapter isoform X2; the protein is MGNVMWGQGAGNKTNSNCHDSALKGEDETLVVLHDYPSPDISEPIFRMGEKLRVLSQEGNWWRVRSVQSGSENYIPNNYIAKVYHGWLFEGVVRQKAEELLSLPENRVGSFMIRESTQQRGVYSMSVKHRSIQHYKIFRLENSWYYISPRLTFQCLEEMVNHYSDSADGLCCVLTGPCLSGTISPIDITSQPPPVRMRHNNFDWKKIDRKDLISAGAAQGHENRNAMVSYGVRNSMASYLSLVGDHDPGQQKKNRKKKSKSVCVTDHSISHMDLDEDYDK